The genomic stretch AGAGCAGATCTTCCTCGTCGTCGCTCGGTTCGGGTAGCTTCTCGAACCAGCCATCCTCGACATAGACGTGGCACGTGGCGCACGAACACGCGCCCCCGCACTCTGCCTTGATGTTGAGGCCCCAGTCGCGGATCACTTCCATCGTGCGCCAGCCATCGAGCCCTTCGAGCTCGTGTTCGACTCCGGATTGGTCGGTGACGAGGATCTTCATCGTGCCGGGCTCCCGGCGCGATGGCAGTCGGCAGTCGGCAGTCGGCAGTAGAATAGGCTCGCCAAGCCACTGCACGCCGCTCGCAGAAAGCGTCCGACTGCCGACCGCCGACTGCCGACTGACGTCATCACACTACCCCGAGCTTCTTCTGCAGCTTGGTGGAGCTGGTGGTGTACTGGAACACCACGCGCTCGCCCGGCGAGACCACTGCCTTCGCTGCCTGCGCCATCAGCGCGGCTTCGTGGAAGCCCGACAGGATCAGCTTGAGCTTGCCTGGGTAGTGGTTGATGTCGCCGATGGCGAAGATGCCCGGCACCGAGCTCTCGAACTTTTCGGTATCGACGGTGATCAGGTTATCGTTGAGCTCGAGGCCCCAATCGGCAACCGGGCCGAGCTTCATGGTGAGCCCGAAAAACGGCAAGAGGCGCGTCGCCGGCAGCGGCGTATCGCCCGAATCCATGCTGATATGGACATGGTCGATCTGGCCGTCCTTGCCTTCGAGCTTGCCGATCTGACCGAGGAGGAAATTGATCTTCCCCTCCATCACCAGCTCTTTCATCTTGTTGACCGAGGCCGGCGCCGCCTTGAAGGCGTCGCGCCGGTGCACCAGCGTCAGCGAACGCACGATCGGCTGCAGGTTGAGCGTCCAGTCGAGGGCGGAGTCGCCGCCGCCGACGATCACCACGTCCTGGTCGCGGAAATCGTCCATCTTGCGGACGGCATAGAATACCGACTTGTTCTCGTACTCTTCGATGCCATCGACCGGCGGACGCTTGGGCTGGAACGAGCCGCCACCGGCCGCGATCACCACCACCTTGCAGCGGAACACCTCATCGGCGTCGGTCTCGAGACGGAACGAACCGTCCTCCTGCTTTTCCAGCTTGGTGACCATGCGGCTGAAATGGAACTCGGGCCCGAACGGCGCGATCTGCTGCATCAGGTTGTCGGTCAGGCCCTGCCCGGTGACCATCGGGAAGCCTGGAATGTCGTAGATCGGCTTTTCCGGATAGAGTTCGGCGCACTGCCCACCCGGCCGGTCGAGAATGTCGATGAGGTGGCATTTGATGTCGAGCAGCCCCAGCTCGAATACGGCAAACAGGCCCACAGGACCGGCGCCGATGATGACCACATCCGTGACGATTTCGTTCGACATTGACTTCTCGTTTGGCTGAAGGCCGCTCCGGCCTTCCAGTTCTCAGGGTTGTGCGCAGCCTGTCACGCTCGGCGCGGCGAAACGGCTGCCCCGCCGCGGCGGGGAACAGCCGTGAACTTTGATCAGGCGTTCTCGAGCGCGCGGCGCAGGAACGGACGGGTGCCAACCGGCACCTCGGTCAGGCCGACCGGCTGATAGAACAGGTCGACGGTGGCGAGCTTGCCCTCCTCGAGGGCTTTGCGGGTCGGCTCATGCTTGACCACGAAGGCGTTCATGCCGCACCGGCGCATGTGCGGAATCTGATCGTGCAGCACGTCGCCCACGGCCCGCAACTCGCCCTTGTAGCCGTACCGCTCGGCGATGAGGCGCGAGGAGGAATAGCCGCGACCGTCGCCGAAGGCCGGGAAGTTGATGGCGATCGAGCTGAAGCGATCGAGATCGCCTTTGACCAGCTCGACATTGTCGCCCGGCGAGACCAGGAGACCCACCGGATGCGGGTTGGCCAGTACGGCCTCTCGATGCTCGAGGAACACCGGCAGCGGAATATGCGTGTAACGCACGGTGCCGGGATCATCGCCCTCGCCCCAGGCGCGGAACGGGTCGGCGATGAAGGCGCCGTCCTTGAAAAGGTTCAATTCCTGAGCGGCCATGGGTTTGGCGATGGCTCCGTTGAAATCGAAATGGATGCCGCACTCTTTCTTGTTGAGCCCGCGCCAGCGGCCGGCACGCGGATCTTCGCCTTCGGCCACCACGCTCGTGCACGGCGCGCAACCGATCGACTTGTAGCCCTTATTGTACAGCGGGTGCTCGGGCAACCCATACTTGAGCTTGTAGGTCGTGATATCGGCATCGGAGAAATAGGCCAGCGGATTGACCTTGATACGGTCATCGCTGGTCAGCTCGAAATGCGGCAGCACGCCGCGCTCGGCGGTCTGGTAGCGCTTGCGGCCGGTGACCCAGCCCCCGAAACCCGAGACGGTGGCGTCGAGCGGCTCGGTCTTGCGGATATGGCAGCACGAATCCGGGTCGGTCTCCCACAGGTCGCCTTTGGGGTCGAAGCGC from Devosia sp. A16 encodes the following:
- a CDS encoding 2Fe-2S iron-sulfur cluster-binding protein gives rise to the protein MKILVTDQSGVEHELEGLDGWRTMEVIRDWGLNIKAECGGACSCATCHVYVEDGWFEKLPEPSDDEEDLLYSTLDKKPNSRLSCQILLSEDLDGMRVTLAPSAAKDSEAA
- a CDS encoding phosphoadenylyl-sulfate reductase, with protein sequence MLDLAVASGVRAHKPDKLRELGIMSLNGMFDEMDGVAVLRQAVEELLVDDIAIVSSFGADSSVLLHMVSEVNKDLPVYFLETGKHFPETLDYVETLKRHLGLTNVIALHPDSKDIERFDPKGDLWETDPDSCCHIRKTEPLDATVSGFGGWVTGRKRYQTAERGVLPHFELTSDDRIKVNPLAYFSDADITTYKLKYGLPEHPLYNKGYKSIGCAPCTSVVAEGEDPRAGRWRGLNKKECGIHFDFNGAIAKPMAAQELNLFKDGAFIADPFRAWGEGDDPGTVRYTHIPLPVFLEHREAVLANPHPVGLLVSPGDNVELVKGDLDRFSSIAINFPAFGDGRGYSSSRLIAERYGYKGELRAVGDVLHDQIPHMRRCGMNAFVVKHEPTRKALEEGKLATVDLFYQPVGLTEVPVGTRPFLRRALENA
- a CDS encoding NAD(P)/FAD-dependent oxidoreductase, which codes for MSNEIVTDVVIIGAGPVGLFAVFELGLLDIKCHLIDILDRPGGQCAELYPEKPIYDIPGFPMVTGQGLTDNLMQQIAPFGPEFHFSRMVTKLEKQEDGSFRLETDADEVFRCKVVVIAAGGGSFQPKRPPVDGIEEYENKSVFYAVRKMDDFRDQDVVIVGGGDSALDWTLNLQPIVRSLTLVHRRDAFKAAPASVNKMKELVMEGKINFLLGQIGKLEGKDGQIDHVHISMDSGDTPLPATRLLPFFGLTMKLGPVADWGLELNDNLITVDTEKFESSVPGIFAIGDINHYPGKLKLILSGFHEAALMAQAAKAVVSPGERVVFQYTTSSTKLQKKLGVV